A portion of the Acidobacteriaceae bacterium genome contains these proteins:
- the moaA gene encoding GTP 3',8-cyclase MoaA translates to MVTSVTVPGYYETPVSLERPLRDGLGRAITDLRLSVTDRCNYRCVYCRTGETGALYSELSLETYLHMVRLFVDLGIEKVRFTGGEPLMRRGLTDLIAQVAKLRPTFRPDQPLDLALTTNGHMLAPMAKELKAAGLTRVTVSMDAVEPDAFARITRVSDGFDKVRAGIRAAQDAGFTDVKVNCVLLRGFNDDQIEGFAEFSRREGVIVRFIEFMPLEEADDQLNSGRRWSPDVVVTHDEIVARLEKVQPLRALPANHLAETARRYTFADGVGEIGIIAPVSRPFCGHCSRVRLTSDGKLRTCLFSQSEHDLAGRIVRGTTDEDLRIWIRQIVDKKEARHHIGEPGFLKPGRAMVHIGG, encoded by the coding sequence ATGGTTACTTCCGTTACAGTGCCGGGGTATTACGAGACACCAGTCTCTCTGGAACGCCCTCTGCGAGATGGGTTGGGCCGTGCGATCACCGATCTGCGCCTCTCCGTCACGGACCGTTGTAACTATCGTTGCGTCTACTGCCGTACCGGCGAGACGGGTGCTCTCTACAGCGAGCTCAGTCTTGAAACGTACCTGCACATGGTGCGTCTGTTCGTTGATCTCGGCATCGAAAAGGTGCGTTTCACCGGTGGCGAACCATTGATGCGCCGAGGGTTAACCGATCTCATCGCCCAGGTCGCCAAGCTGCGGCCCACTTTCCGTCCCGACCAGCCACTCGACCTCGCCCTCACCACCAACGGACACATGCTCGCCCCTATGGCGAAGGAACTCAAGGCTGCCGGCCTCACCCGCGTCACCGTCTCCATGGACGCCGTGGAGCCCGATGCCTTCGCCCGCATCACCCGAGTCTCCGACGGCTTTGACAAGGTCCGCGCTGGCATTCGCGCCGCGCAGGACGCAGGCTTCACCGACGTCAAGGTCAACTGCGTGCTCCTCCGCGGCTTCAACGACGACCAGATCGAAGGCTTCGCCGAGTTCTCTCGCCGCGAAGGCGTCATCGTTCGCTTCATCGAGTTCATGCCTCTCGAAGAAGCCGACGACCAGTTGAACAGTGGCCGCCGCTGGTCCCCCGACGTCGTCGTCACCCACGACGAGATCGTCGCTCGACTTGAGAAGGTGCAGCCTCTGCGCGCCTTGCCTGCAAACCACCTCGCCGAAACCGCTCGTCGTTACACCTTTGCCGACGGCGTCGGCGAAATCGGCATCATCGCTCCGGTTTCGCGGCCCTTCTGCGGGCACTGCTCGCGCGTACGACTTACGTCGGATGGCAAGTTGAGAACCTGCCTCTTCTCTCAAAGTGAGCACGACCTCGCCGGGCGGATCGTTCGTGGAACTACGGACGAGGATTTGCGTATATGGATACGTCAGATCGTCGATAAGAAAGAGGCTCGGCACCACATCGGGGAACCTGGTTTTCTTAAACCTGGCCGTGCCATGGTTCATATAGGCGGCTGA
- a CDS encoding sensor domain-containing diguanylate cyclase: protein MKLSSIRGPRLFGGRKQNKPAFAPPRFDDLQIFHDVARALTSNLELEPLLREILGLMERFFGPEQWSLLMVDEEKNNELYYALSSGLDTDVLADLRIQQGEGIAGWVAQTGNPLVIPNIEDDPDWRDFSREHPELNLHSIAALPIRHSKRTLGVLMLHNSKLDLLPDNAVSFLRVLCDYTAIALENARQVKLVQHLSITDDCTGLFNSRYLYTMLEGEIATLNDPQVFSIRPNFSLVFFDLDHFKSVNDSNGHLVGSRLLAEIGSLVKRTIGPDHAAFRYGGDEFVVLLRGLNKVDATDLVKHLRETLIAAEFLTGEGMALQIKASFGLATFPEDGKDLYNIIRASDTMMYKAKADGRDCIAVADPDAPQKFVAPRTSRHESSGHR, encoded by the coding sequence ATGAAACTCAGCTCTATTCGCGGACCGCGGCTCTTCGGGGGTCGAAAGCAGAACAAACCTGCGTTTGCCCCACCGCGTTTTGACGATCTTCAGATTTTTCACGACGTCGCCCGCGCCCTGACCTCCAACCTGGAGTTGGAACCCCTTCTCCGCGAAATCCTCGGTCTTATGGAGCGTTTCTTCGGCCCTGAGCAGTGGTCCCTGCTCATGGTGGACGAGGAAAAGAACAACGAGCTCTACTACGCGCTCTCCTCGGGCCTCGACACCGACGTCCTCGCCGACCTCCGCATCCAGCAGGGCGAAGGTATTGCAGGCTGGGTCGCCCAGACCGGCAACCCGCTCGTCATCCCCAACATCGAGGACGACCCCGATTGGCGCGACTTCTCGCGCGAGCATCCTGAACTGAACCTGCACTCCATCGCCGCCCTGCCCATCCGGCATAGCAAGCGCACGCTCGGCGTGCTCATGCTGCACAACTCCAAGCTGGACCTCCTGCCAGACAACGCCGTCAGCTTCCTGCGCGTGCTCTGTGACTACACCGCGATCGCGCTCGAAAACGCTCGCCAGGTCAAACTCGTCCAGCACCTCTCCATCACCGACGACTGCACCGGCCTCTTCAACTCGCGCTACCTCTACACCATGCTTGAGGGCGAGATCGCCACGCTGAACGACCCGCAGGTCTTCTCCATCCGCCCGAACTTCTCGCTGGTCTTCTTCGATCTCGACCACTTCAAGAGCGTGAACGACTCCAACGGCCATCTGGTCGGCTCACGTCTGCTGGCGGAGATTGGCAGTCTCGTGAAGCGCACCATCGGCCCCGACCACGCTGCCTTCCGCTACGGCGGCGACGAGTTCGTCGTTCTGCTGCGCGGGCTCAACAAGGTCGACGCCACCGACCTGGTGAAGCATCTTCGCGAGACGCTGATCGCGGCAGAGTTCCTCACTGGCGAGGGCATGGCCCTGCAGATCAAGGCGAGCTTCGGCCTCGCCACCTTCCCCGAAGACGGCAAGGACCTCTACAACATCATCCGCGCTTCAGACACCA
- the ruvB gene encoding Holliday junction branch migration DNA helicase RuvB, which yields MASGFNPNSPFAGKKKALDLNGGGAQAAAERLVSAGRQSDDEDAVELKLRPKRLAEFIGQSKAKEQLAIALAAARARGEALDHVLLFGPPGLGKTTLATIIANELDVAYQQTSGPALQIQGDLTAILTNLRERQVLFLDEIHRLQPVLEEKLYTALEDYQMDIIIGQGPSARTHTLEIRPFTFVAATTRPGLLSSPLRSRFGILLRLEFYTDDELRFIVERSAEVLGVPIDTDGAAEIAMRSRGTPRIANRLLRRVRDYAEVKASGHIDRATAVAALNMLEVDSHGFDELDRRLLRTIIEKYDGGPVGLNTLAAALAEEQDALEEVYEPFLIQIGFLDRTPRGRVATRLAYEHLGLEMPRKNTLFS from the coding sequence ATGGCATCCGGCTTCAATCCGAACTCTCCCTTCGCAGGCAAAAAGAAGGCGCTCGACCTGAACGGTGGCGGCGCGCAGGCGGCGGCGGAACGCCTTGTTTCCGCAGGGCGGCAGAGCGATGACGAAGACGCTGTCGAGCTGAAGCTGCGGCCGAAACGGTTGGCGGAGTTTATCGGGCAGTCGAAGGCCAAGGAGCAACTGGCGATTGCGCTGGCGGCGGCGAGAGCGCGTGGCGAGGCGCTGGACCATGTGCTGCTCTTCGGGCCTCCGGGGCTGGGCAAGACGACGCTGGCGACGATTATCGCGAACGAACTGGATGTGGCGTACCAGCAGACCTCCGGTCCGGCGCTACAGATTCAGGGTGACCTGACGGCGATTCTGACGAACCTGCGCGAACGGCAGGTGTTGTTTCTGGACGAGATCCACCGCCTGCAACCGGTGCTGGAGGAGAAGCTCTACACGGCGCTCGAGGACTACCAGATGGACATCATCATCGGGCAGGGGCCGTCGGCGCGTACGCATACGCTGGAGATTCGTCCGTTTACGTTTGTGGCGGCGACGACGCGGCCCGGCCTGCTGAGTTCGCCGCTGCGCTCGCGCTTCGGCATTCTGCTGCGGCTGGAGTTCTACACCGACGACGAGTTGCGGTTCATCGTGGAGCGTTCGGCCGAGGTGCTCGGCGTGCCGATCGATACGGACGGTGCGGCGGAGATTGCGATGCGTTCGCGCGGGACACCGCGTATCGCCAACCGCTTGCTGCGGCGCGTGCGCGATTACGCCGAGGTGAAGGCGAGCGGGCACATTGACCGCGCGACGGCTGTGGCCGCGCTGAACATGCTTGAGGTCGATTCGCATGGCTTTGATGAGTTGGATCGCCGGCTGCTGCGCACGATCATCGAAAAGTACGACGGTGGCCCGGTGGGTCTGAACACGCTTGCCGCCGCGCTGGCCGAAGAGCAGGACGCGCTGGAAGAGGTTTACGAGCCGTTCCTGATCCAGATCGGGTTTCTGGACCGCACGCCGCGCGGACGCGTGGCGACGCGGCTGGCGTATGAGCATCTGGGGCTTGAGATGCCGCGGAAGAACACGCTTTTCTCGTAA
- a CDS encoding VTT domain-containing protein, giving the protein MNAAAGLTYTGIYLAVFCEQLCLPVPAALALMSAGALAAQGDHHLNIALVLAGSILASLCADGIWFWMGRRWGSRIIRVLCSFTADPRRTRQRARATFDQWGTRLLVVAKFLPGINGVSPPLAGVEGITVSSFALYDGLGAALWAGAYILLGFLFATQIEFALRFLGQLGTLILVLAGVPIAVYALWRVVQLLRVLRHLRLHRISAEALSARLGRGEAIAVFDLLNFEAREGALPGIPGALRVDPERLRNAPTLVVPGEISIVLYCSSRNDLASARVARVLEKRLHTTNVWVLEGGLDAWSELGLPTTLDLATREEMAHRFGVELSPEMH; this is encoded by the coding sequence GTGAACGCCGCAGCAGGCCTCACCTACACCGGCATCTATCTCGCCGTATTCTGCGAACAGCTCTGCCTGCCCGTGCCAGCGGCGCTGGCGCTGATGTCTGCCGGGGCGCTGGCCGCACAGGGTGACCACCATCTGAACATTGCCCTGGTGCTTGCGGGCAGCATTCTTGCTTCACTGTGCGCGGACGGCATCTGGTTCTGGATGGGGCGGCGGTGGGGCAGCCGGATTATCCGTGTCCTGTGCTCCTTCACCGCAGACCCGCGACGGACGCGACAACGCGCACGCGCCACCTTCGACCAGTGGGGAACACGGCTGCTGGTGGTTGCCAAGTTTCTGCCGGGCATCAATGGGGTCTCGCCGCCGCTGGCCGGGGTTGAAGGCATTACAGTCTCCAGCTTCGCGCTCTACGATGGGCTAGGAGCCGCGCTGTGGGCGGGCGCTTACATTCTCCTTGGCTTTCTCTTCGCCACTCAGATTGAGTTTGCCCTGCGCTTTCTCGGGCAGCTCGGCACGCTGATTCTTGTGCTGGCGGGCGTTCCGATTGCCGTCTATGCGCTGTGGCGTGTGGTGCAGTTGCTGCGCGTGCTGCGCCATCTGCGGCTGCATCGCATCTCGGCGGAGGCGCTGAGCGCGCGGCTGGGACGCGGCGAAGCGATCGCCGTCTTCGATCTGCTGAACTTCGAGGCCCGCGAGGGCGCGCTGCCAGGGATTCCCGGCGCACTGCGCGTGGACCCCGAACGCCTGCGCAACGCGCCGACGCTGGTGGTGCCGGGAGAGATCAGCATCGTGCTCTACTGCTCATCGCGCAATGATCTGGCGAGCGCCCGCGTGGCTCGCGTGCTGGAGAAACGCCTGCACACCACCAACGTGTGGGTGCTGGAGGGCGGACTCGATGCGTGGAGCGAGCTGGGGCTGCCGACGACGCTAGACCTGGCGACGCGCGAAGAGATGGCGCATCGCTTCGGTGTGGAGCTGTCACCGGAGATGCACTAG
- a CDS encoding cytochrome C — translation MHRSLFAIVAVAATTAAAVLAASQPTPVAAQVNPATPEFYTQQVKPILVANCYKCHSGMNHRGGLSVDTKAGLMKGGKDGAVLIPGDVNSMIIKLIRHEGPADDPMPMPPKSKISDADIATVTAWVKAGAMMPSE, via the coding sequence ATGCATCGCTCGCTCTTCGCCATCGTTGCTGTCGCCGCCACCACTGCTGCTGCCGTTCTTGCGGCCTCGCAGCCCACACCCGTCGCTGCGCAGGTGAATCCCGCCACGCCGGAGTTCTACACGCAACAGGTTAAGCCAATCCTTGTGGCGAACTGCTACAAGTGCCACTCGGGGATGAACCATCGCGGCGGGCTTTCCGTGGACACCAAAGCTGGCCTGATGAAGGGTGGCAAGGACGGTGCCGTGCTGATTCCAGGGGACGTGAACTCCATGATCATCAAACTGATTCGCCACGAAGGCCCGGCCGATGACCCCATGCCGATGCCTCCCAAGAGCAAGATCTCAGACGCCGATATCGCCACCGTGACCGCGTGGGTGAAGGCTGGCGCGATGATGCCGAGCGAGTAA
- a CDS encoding zinc ribbon domain-containing protein produces the protein MPLYEYECESCHQRLEKIQKFSDEPLTECPKCGGHLEKVLNAPAVQFAGGGWYKDLYSSTKKPSSGGSSSSTSSESSSSSASPSAPAAPASTPEKS, from the coding sequence ATGCCGCTTTATGAATACGAGTGCGAGAGCTGCCATCAGCGTCTGGAGAAGATCCAGAAGTTTTCTGACGAACCGCTAACCGAGTGCCCCAAGTGTGGCGGCCATCTGGAGAAGGTGCTGAACGCGCCTGCTGTGCAGTTTGCCGGAGGCGGCTGGTACAAGGACCTCTACTCGTCCACCAAGAAGCCTTCTTCCGGCGGTTCCTCCTCCAGCACTTCGAGCGAGTCTTCTTCCTCCAGCGCCAGTCCCAGCGCTCCGGCGGCACCCGCTTCCACCCCCGAAAAATCGTAG
- a CDS encoding DUF6496 domain-containing protein, protein MATKKAATKRAAKKSVTKKAAKKSTAKKATAKKTTTARKAAPKKAAKKTTARKYSTAASKNVETEMREFNRGTLKSGSGKKVTSRKQAIAIGLSEARKAGKKVPPAPRKK, encoded by the coding sequence ATGGCAACCAAGAAGGCGGCAACGAAGAGGGCCGCAAAGAAATCCGTGACGAAAAAAGCCGCGAAGAAGTCGACGGCAAAGAAAGCGACTGCGAAAAAAACCACCACGGCCCGCAAGGCCGCGCCAAAGAAAGCTGCGAAAAAAACCACCGCGCGCAAATACAGCACGGCCGCCAGCAAGAACGTCGAGACGGAGATGCGCGAGTTCAACCGCGGAACATTGAAGAGCGGCTCCGGCAAGAAGGTAACGAGCCGCAAGCAGGCAATCGCAATCGGCCTGAGCGAAGCCCGCAAAGCGGGGAAGAAAGTACCACCCGCGCCAAGAAAGAAGTAG
- a CDS encoding DUF5715 family protein, which yields MKIKTMHLPKRAVQNAGKTTRPVALRASAAVSVALLLVWLLGPPAVLAMSRSSRPHTRSVAQEQEPSPSRAHGRKHASKSTTKGRVSSSRTEKKTAHKPAEQARAKSKSKHHSHEEQVDDPVEMKRAHGGRKSKASAQREVADAKPSKSRHEVPTRGRHSSERHEEVASTSHSKESGRPETHHAAAKTEVAEAATAEKAPTRKLTTDDFIRAIKGSPTTKGSTTTAYAQGESHPDEMDETQPTDTAAQSVVVVKPAPARRTVAANAQVSASPAAAKPEPAVLSEASRVDGFGAEGAAAPKHRTLARTMAKHHNDPLVKDSPAPEPAPVPTAEETAVITDEVVKPQVMPALYTRGGRLIMPAPLKGSHEILVHQNEMADAAGLERLRNDDDLDDAIATHKLVRLPETESLHVNDDLPVHRRYARPWTVRFAVETAKAYESRFGVGLQVNSAVRTISYQLRLQHTNGNAASVEGDTASPHLTGQAIDFGKRGMSKAQLAWMRAYLLPLMQAGKIDVEEEFQQACFHVSVYRSYYSAPKHRAPQMETAAVRRAARAQADDSADDQ from the coding sequence TTGAAAATTAAGACAATGCATCTGCCCAAGCGAGCTGTTCAGAACGCCGGGAAGACGACGCGCCCTGTTGCGCTGCGAGCTTCCGCCGCCGTTTCCGTTGCGCTGCTGCTGGTGTGGCTGCTCGGGCCCCCTGCCGTTCTGGCGATGTCGCGCTCCAGCCGCCCACATACCCGCTCCGTTGCACAGGAGCAGGAGCCTTCGCCGTCGCGTGCGCATGGCCGGAAACATGCCAGCAAGAGCACGACCAAGGGCCGCGTCTCCTCCTCCAGGACCGAAAAGAAGACAGCACACAAACCTGCCGAGCAGGCCCGCGCCAAGTCAAAGTCCAAACATCACTCGCACGAAGAGCAAGTCGATGATCCGGTCGAGATGAAGCGGGCTCACGGTGGACGCAAAAGCAAGGCCAGCGCGCAGCGCGAAGTGGCCGACGCAAAGCCTTCCAAGAGCCGCCATGAAGTTCCGACGCGTGGACGCCACAGCTCCGAGCGCCACGAAGAGGTCGCTTCGACTTCGCACAGCAAGGAAAGCGGCAGACCGGAGACGCATCACGCGGCAGCGAAGACCGAAGTCGCTGAAGCTGCGACTGCAGAGAAGGCCCCGACACGCAAGCTCACGACAGACGATTTCATTCGCGCTATCAAAGGCTCCCCCACCACGAAGGGTTCCACGACAACCGCCTACGCGCAGGGCGAGTCGCATCCGGATGAGATGGATGAGACACAGCCGACCGACACAGCCGCGCAGAGCGTTGTGGTGGTGAAGCCCGCGCCTGCAAGGCGGACCGTTGCGGCGAACGCGCAGGTTTCGGCGTCTCCGGCTGCGGCGAAGCCAGAGCCTGCAGTGCTTTCAGAAGCTTCACGCGTCGATGGGTTTGGCGCAGAGGGTGCGGCCGCTCCGAAGCACCGCACGCTGGCGCGCACCATGGCGAAGCACCATAATGATCCGCTGGTGAAGGATTCTCCTGCGCCGGAACCTGCCCCGGTTCCCACGGCAGAAGAGACGGCCGTGATCACCGACGAGGTGGTGAAGCCGCAGGTGATGCCTGCGCTTTACACGCGGGGTGGACGACTGATCATGCCGGCTCCGTTGAAGGGCTCGCATGAGATTCTGGTGCACCAGAACGAGATGGCCGACGCCGCTGGTTTGGAGCGTCTGCGCAATGATGACGATTTGGATGACGCAATCGCTACGCACAAACTCGTTCGTCTGCCCGAAACAGAGTCGCTGCACGTCAACGACGATCTGCCCGTACACCGCCGGTATGCGCGGCCCTGGACGGTCCGCTTTGCGGTGGAGACCGCGAAGGCCTATGAGTCGCGCTTCGGCGTAGGCCTGCAGGTGAACTCGGCTGTCCGCACGATCAGCTACCAGCTTCGCCTGCAACATACCAACGGCAACGCAGCTTCCGTGGAAGGCGATACGGCTTCGCCACATCTGACGGGGCAGGCGATCGACTTTGGCAAGCGCGGCATGAGCAAAGCGCAACTGGCCTGGATGCGTGCGTATCTGCTGCCGTTGATGCAGGCCGGCAAGATCGATGTCGAGGAAGAGTTCCAGCAGGCGTGCTTCCACGTCAGCGTCTATCGCTCGTACTACAGCGCCCCCAAGCACCGGGCACCGCAGATGGAGACGGCAGCGGTTCGTCGTGCGGCGCGTGCGCAGGCCGACGATTCGGCCGACGACCAGTAA